In Brienomyrus brachyistius isolate T26 chromosome 19, BBRACH_0.4, whole genome shotgun sequence, one DNA window encodes the following:
- the LOC125714814 gene encoding histone H2B yields the protein MPEPAKSAPKKGSKKAVTKTAGKGGKKRKRSRKESYAIYVYKVLKQVHPDTGISSKAMGIMNSFVNDIFERIAGEASRLAHYNKRSTITSREIQTAVRLLLPGELAKHAVSEGTKAVTKYTSSK from the coding sequence ATGCCTGAGCCAGCGAAGTCTGCGCCCAAGAAGGGCTCGAAGAAGGCAGTGACGAAGACTGCCGGAAAAGGGGGAAAGAAGCGCAAGAGGTCCAGGAAGGAGAGCTACGCCATTTACGTGTACAAGGTCCTGAAGCAGGTTCATCCGGACACGGGTATTTCTTCCAAGGCCATGGGTATCATGAATTCTTTCGTCAATGATATCTTCGAGCGTATTGCCGGTGAGGCGTCCCGTCTGGCTCACTACAACAAGCGCTCCACCATCACTTCCAGGGAGATCCAGACAGCCGTGCGCCTTCTGCTTCCTGGCGAGTTGGCCAAGCACGCCGTGTCTGAGGGAACCAAGGCTGTCACCAAGTACACCAGCTCCAAGTAA
- the LOC125714809 gene encoding histone H1-like, which translates to MAEVAPAPAAAPAKAAKKKAAPKPKKSGPSVGELIVKAVSASKERNGVSLVALKKSLAAGGYDVEKNNSRVKLAIKALVTKGTLLQTKGTGAAGSFKLNKKESETVKKPAKKAAPKVKKPAAKKPAAAKKPKKAASSAPKKPAAPKKPTAAKKSPKKAKKPAVAKKATKSPKKAKKPAAAKKATKSPKKVKAAKPKVAKPKATKAKKAAPKKK; encoded by the coding sequence ATGGCAGAAGTCGCTCCAGCTCCCGCCGCCGCTCCGGCCAAGGCAGCCAAGAAGAAAGCGGCACCTAAGCCGAAGAAATCGGGCCCCAGTGTCGGGGAGTTGATTGTGAAGGCTGTGTCCGCCTCCAAAGAAAGAAACGGCGTGTCTCTTGTCGCTCTGAAGAAGTCTCTGGCAGCCGGTGGCTACGACGTGGAGAAGAACAACTCCCGCGTAAAGCTAGCAATTAAGGCTCTGGTGACCAAAGGGACTCTGCTTCAGACCAAGGGAACTGGCGCCGCTGGCTCCTTCAAGCTGAACAAGAAGGAAAGCGAAACCGTCAAGAAGCCCGCGAAGAAAGCCGCTCCTAAAGTCAAGAAACCAGCAGCAAAGAAACCCGCGGCGGCGAAGAAGCCTAAGAAGGCGGCGTCCTCAGCACCCAAGAAGCCGGCAGCACCCAAGAAGCCGACAGCCGCCAAAAAGTCTCCCAAGAAGGCAAAGAAGCCGGCGGTAGCCAAGAAAGCGACCAAGAGTCCCAAGAAGGCGAAAAAGCCGGCGGCAGCAAAGAAGGCCACCAAGAGCCCGAAGAAAGTAAAGGCAGCCAAGCCTAAAGTCGCTAAACCCAAGGCTACCAAAGCCAAAAAAGCCGCTCCCAAGAAGAAGTGA
- the LOC125714811 gene encoding histone H2A-like, whose protein sequence is MSGRGKTGGKARAKAKTRSSRAGLQFPVGRVHRLLRKGNYAERVGAGAPVYLAAVLEYLTAEILELAGNAARDNKKTRIIPRHLQLAVRNDEELNKLLGGVTIAQGGVLPNIQAVLLPKKTEKPAKTK, encoded by the coding sequence ATGAGCGGAAGAGGTAAAACCGGTGGCAAAGCCAGGGCAAAGGCCAAGACCCGTTCCTCCAGGGCTGGTTTGCAGTTCCCTGTCGGCCGTGTCCACAGGCTGCTCCGTAAAGGTAACTATGCCGAGCGAGTTGGTGCTGGAGCTCCAGTCTATTTGGCTGCTGTGCTCGAGTATCTCACTGCTGAAATCCTGGAGTTGGCTGGTAACGCTGCACGCGACAACAAGAAGACGCGCATCATTCCTCGTCACCTGCAGCTTGCCGTTCGTAACGACGAAGAGCTGAACAAACTGCTGGGCGGTGTGACTATCGCTCAGGGTGGCGTGTTGCCCAACATTCAGGCTGTGCTGCTGCCCAAGAAGACCGAGAAGCCGGCGAAGACCAAGTAA
- the LOC125714816 gene encoding histone H4: MSGRGKGGKGLGKGGAKRHRKVLRDNIQGITKPAIRRLARRGGVKRISGLIYEETRGVLKVFLENVIRDAVTYTEHAKRKTVTAMDVVYALKRQGRTLYGFGG; this comes from the coding sequence ATGTCTGGTCGAGGAAAGGGAGGTAAAGGACTCGGAAAGGGTGGTGCTAAGCGCCATCGTAAAGTTCTTCGTGACAACATCCAGGGTATTACCAAGCCGGCCATTCGTCGTCTTGCCCGCCGAGGTGGTGTCAAGCGTATCTCCGGCCTCATCTATGAAGAAACTCGTGGTGTGCTGAAGGTGTTTCTGGAGAACGTTATTCGCGACGCTGTTACCTACACCGAACACGCCAAGAGAAAGACCGTCACCGCCATGGATGTCGTGTACGCTCTCAAGCGCCAGGGCCGCACTCTGTACGGTTTCGGCGGCTAA
- the LOC125714808 gene encoding histone H1-like, translated as MAEVAPAPAAAPAKAAKKKAAPKPKKSGPSVGELIVKAVSASKERNGLSLAALKKSLAAGGYDVEKNNSRVKLAIKALVTKGTLLQTKGTGASGSFKLNKKQSETVKKPAKKAAPKVKKPAAKKPAAAKKPKKAASSAAKKPAAAKKPTAAKKSPKKVKKPAVAKKATKSPKKAKKPAAAKKATKSPKKVKAAKPKVAKPKATRAKKAAPKKK; from the coding sequence ATGGCAGAAGTCGCTCCAGCTCCCGCCGCCGCTCCGGCCAAGGCAGCCAAGAAGAAAGCGGCACCTAAGCCGAAGAAATCGGGCCCCAGTGTCGGGGAGTTGATTGTGAAGGCTGTGTCCGCCTCCAAAGAAAGGAACGGCCTGTCTCTTGCCGCTTTGAAGAAGTCTCTGGCAGCCGGCGGCTACGACGTGGAGAAGAACAACTCCCGCGTAAAGCTAGCAATTAAGGCTCTGGTGACCAAAGGGACTCTGCTTCAGACCAAGGGAACCGGCGCCTCTGGCTCCTTCAAGCTGAACAAGAAGCAGAGCGAAACCGTCAAGAAGCCCGCGAAGAAAGCCGCTCCTAAAGTCAAGAAACCAGCAGCAAAGAAACCCGCGGCGGCGAAGAAGCCTAAGAAGGCGGCGTCCTCAGCAGCCAAGAAGCCGGCAGCAGCTAAGAAGCCGACAGCCGCCAAAAAGTCTCCCAAGAAGGTAAAGAAGCCGGCGGTAGCCAAGAAAGCGACCAAGAGTCCCAAGAAGGCGAAAAAGCCGGCGGCAGCAAAGAAGGCCACCAAGAGCCCGAAGAAAGTAAAGGCAGCCAAGCCTAAAGTCGCTAAACCCAAGGCTACCAGAGCCAAAAAAGCCGCTCCCAAGAAGAAGTGA
- the LOC125714810 gene encoding histone H2A-like, which yields MSGRGKTGGKARAKAKTRSSRAGLQFPVGRVHRLLRKGNYAERVGAGAPVYLAAVLEYLTAEILELAGNAARDNKKTRIIPRHLQLAVRNDEELNKLLGGVTIAQGGVLPNIQAVLLPKKTEKPAKTK from the coding sequence ATGAGCGGAAGAGGTAAAACCGGTGGCAAAGCCAGAGCAAAGGCCAAGACCCGTTCTTCCAGGGCTGGTTTGCAGTTCCCTGTCGGCCGTGTCCACAGGCTGCTCCGTAAAGGTAACTATGCCGAGCGAGTTGGTGCTGGAGCTCCAGTCTATTTGGCTGCTGTGCTCGAGTATCTCACTGCTGAAATCCTGGAGTTGGCTGGTAACGCTGCCCGCGACAACAAGAAGACGCGCATCATTCCTCGTCACCTGCAGCTTGCCGTTCGTAACGACGAAGAGCTGAACAAACTACTGGGCGGTGTGACTATCGCTCAGGGTGGCGTGTTGCCCAACATTCAGGCTGTGCTGCTGCCCAAGAAGACTGAGAAGCCGGCGAAGACCAAGTAA